A single window of Phoenix dactylifera cultivar Barhee BC4 unplaced genomic scaffold, palm_55x_up_171113_PBpolish2nd_filt_p 000315F, whole genome shotgun sequence DNA harbors:
- the LOC120105584 gene encoding fanconi-associated nuclease 1 homolog, translating into MCLQKAINCTRRPELINVLYSAYENEICPLLPKVVFERVGTCVRISSAADIFLWRVQRLFFLSGEQDLSSFLLVDLGLVKFPDYACNISHQVFAGRDDLLEYEEAIEVAQVMDEYLDANNMDMVIRCIDVSDSHIQASLMEDTRSSILDSPPTFFSCFSASWVYSKVLTLGISVFEHKHR; encoded by the exons atgtGTCTTCAGAAAGCCATCAATTGCACTCGACGACCGGAGCTTATCAATGTTCTGTATTCTGCATATGAAAATGAAATATG CCCACTGCTACCAAAGGTGGTTTTTGAACGGGTAGGAACCTGTGTGAGAATATCATCTGCTGCCGATATATTTCTGTGGCGTGTTCAG AGACTCTTTTTCCTCAGTGGGGAGCAGGACCTTTCATCTTTTCTATTAGTTGATCTTGGACTGGTCAAATTTCCAGATTATGCTTGCAATATTTCACACCAAGTTTTTGCAGGTCGAGATGACCTTCTTGAATATGAAGAG GCCATTGAAGTGGCACAAGTAATGGATGAATATCTAGATGCAAACAATATGGATATGGTGATAAGGTGCATTGATGTGTCTGATAGCCACATACAAGCTAGTTTAATGGAAGATACTCGGTCCTCAATTCTTGACTCCCCACcaacattcttttcatgtttctcGGCTTCATGGGTCTACTCGAAAGTGCTCACTTTGGGTATTTCTGTTTTTGAACATAAGCATAGGTAA